A DNA window from Barnesiella intestinihominis YIT 11860 contains the following coding sequences:
- the floA gene encoding flotillin-like protein FloA (flotillin-like protein involved in membrane lipid rafts) — protein sequence MVGLSVFLLIGIIAILAVFFYFVPFLLWISARVSGVRISLIQLFLMRIRKVPPQVIVRAMIEAHKAGLKTITRDELEAHYLAGGHVERVVHALVSASKANIDLGFQMATAIDLAGRDVFEAVQMSVNPKVIDTPPVTAVAKDGIQLIAKARVTVRANIRQLVGGAGEDTILARVGEGIVSSIGSSESHKQVLENPDSISKLVLKKGLDSGTAFEILSIDIADIDIGKNIGATLQMDQAQADKNIAQAKAEERRAMAIALEQEMKAKAQEARAKVIEAEAEVPRAMAEAFRSGNLGIMDYYKMKNVEADTAMRESIAKPSSKPEK from the coding sequence ATGGTAGGATTAAGCGTATTTCTTCTAATTGGCATTATTGCCATACTCGCTGTATTCTTTTACTTCGTACCTTTCCTTTTATGGATTTCGGCACGAGTATCGGGGGTAAGAATCTCTCTTATCCAATTATTCTTGATGAGAATCAGAAAAGTACCGCCACAAGTCATTGTTCGAGCTATGATTGAAGCCCACAAAGCCGGACTTAAAACAATCACGCGTGATGAATTAGAAGCTCACTATCTGGCCGGAGGTCATGTAGAACGCGTCGTACACGCACTCGTATCCGCTTCGAAAGCTAATATAGATTTAGGCTTCCAAATGGCTACCGCTATTGACTTAGCCGGACGCGATGTATTCGAAGCCGTGCAAATGTCTGTCAACCCGAAAGTTATCGACACACCGCCGGTTACAGCCGTGGCCAAAGACGGTATACAGTTAATAGCCAAAGCTCGTGTAACAGTACGGGCAAATATTCGTCAACTAGTCGGCGGTGCAGGTGAAGATACCATATTGGCTCGTGTAGGAGAAGGTATCGTGTCGTCCATCGGCTCGTCCGAGTCCCACAAACAAGTTCTTGAAAACCCGGATTCCATATCCAAACTAGTATTGAAAAAGGGGCTTGATTCAGGAACTGCATTTGAAATCCTCTCCATTGATATAGCCGATATCGACATCGGTAAAAACATTGGAGCCACCTTGCAAATGGATCAGGCACAAGCCGATAAAAACATCGCACAAGCAAAAGCAGAAGAACGTCGGGCCATGGCTATCGCTCTCGAACAAGAAATGAAAGCCAAAGCACAAGAGGCAAGAGCAAAAGTAATCGAAGCCGAAGCCGAAGTTCCCAGAGCTATGGCGGAAGCCTTTCGTTCGGGAAATCTCGGAATCATGGATTATTATAAAATGAAAAATGTCGAGGCAGACACAGCCATGCGTGAATCGATAGCCAAGCCATCGAGTAAACCCGAGAAATAA
- a CDS encoding YcxB family protein, whose protein sequence is MNRTHIETFSYQLSPQYYFNRLLKIWLHNNWGWLLSFFLLLVGLSIQNPLFIYVGLIILFLVFPMIISYLWFAYALHPDCRMSILSKTVEINKNGLSCTFDDGRTESIVWERITRIRYTSTDIIFHLSNYIFFILPYNSFKSNDDLEYFLKNFLALNIQNKK, encoded by the coding sequence ATGAATAGAACCCATATTGAAACTTTTTCATACCAGTTATCTCCTCAATACTATTTTAACAGACTGCTGAAAATCTGGTTACATAATAATTGGGGGTGGCTTCTATCTTTTTTCCTCCTTCTCGTGGGGCTATCCATTCAAAACCCTCTATTTATTTATGTAGGACTTATCATTTTATTTTTGGTATTTCCTATGATCATCTCTTACCTGTGGTTCGCTTATGCTCTACACCCCGATTGCCGTATGTCCATACTTTCAAAAACAGTCGAAATAAACAAAAACGGCCTTTCTTGTACTTTCGACGATGGACGAACAGAATCCATAGTATGGGAACGAATTACCCGTATACGTTATACCTCGACAGACATTATCTTCCACTTATCAAACTATATTTTTTTCATTTTACCATACAATTCGTTCAAATCGAATGACGATTTAGAATACTTCTTAAAAAATTTTCTCGCTCTCAACATTCAGAATAAAAAATAA
- a CDS encoding TrpB-like pyridoxal phosphate-dependent enzyme, with protein sequence MATKKFILAEKDIPQAWYNVIADMPNKPMSPLNPATKSPLAVEDLYPIFAEELCKQELNTSDAWIEIPEEVRDMYKIWRPTPLVRALGLEKALATPAHIYFKNESVSPVGSHKLNSAIPQAYYCKKQGITNITTETGAGQWGAALSLAAKAFGLELAVYMVKVSFHQKPYRRSIMQTFGAQVIASPSMSTKAGRKILTDHPNYQGSLGTAISEAIELAMSTPNCKYTLGSVLNHVSLHQTVIGLEAEKQMEMAGEYPDIVIACFGGGSNFSGISFPFLRHKLKEGKDIRLIAAEPASCPKLTKGIFQYDFGDEAGYTPLLPMYTLGHNFSPANIHAGGLRYHGAGTIVSQLKKDGLLEAVDIEQLDTFKAATLFAQCEGIIPAPESSHAIAATIQEALRAKEEGKEKCILFNLSGHGLIDMAAYDQYLAGDLLNYNLPEEEIAKNIKELEKII encoded by the coding sequence ATGGCTACAAAAAAATTTATCCTTGCAGAAAAAGACATACCACAAGCATGGTATAATGTCATTGCAGACATGCCCAACAAGCCAATGAGTCCATTAAATCCGGCAACCAAATCTCCCCTAGCCGTAGAAGACCTCTATCCGATTTTTGCAGAAGAACTCTGTAAACAAGAATTAAACACTTCCGACGCATGGATAGAAATCCCCGAAGAAGTACGCGATATGTACAAAATATGGCGTCCTACTCCTCTTGTCAGAGCTTTGGGGCTCGAAAAAGCATTGGCCACTCCTGCACACATCTATTTCAAGAACGAAAGTGTAAGCCCTGTTGGTTCTCACAAACTAAATTCGGCCATACCACAAGCCTACTATTGTAAAAAACAAGGTATAACCAACATCACAACCGAAACCGGAGCAGGACAATGGGGGGCTGCACTCTCTTTAGCCGCAAAAGCATTCGGATTGGAACTTGCAGTCTACATGGTTAAAGTGAGCTTCCATCAAAAGCCCTATCGACGTTCTATTATGCAAACATTCGGCGCACAAGTTATTGCTTCACCCAGTATGTCGACCAAAGCAGGACGTAAAATATTAACCGATCACCCCAATTATCAAGGAAGTTTAGGTACGGCAATATCTGAAGCGATAGAATTGGCAATGAGTACTCCCAACTGTAAATATACTTTAGGTAGTGTACTCAATCACGTATCTTTACATCAAACAGTAATCGGGCTAGAAGCTGAAAAACAAATGGAAATGGCTGGCGAATACCCCGATATTGTCATCGCTTGCTTCGGAGGTGGGTCCAACTTCTCGGGAATTTCATTCCCATTTTTACGCCATAAATTAAAAGAGGGAAAAGACATTCGGTTAATCGCAGCCGAGCCTGCCTCCTGTCCCAAATTGACCAAAGGAATTTTTCAATACGATTTTGGAGATGAAGCGGGCTATACACCTCTACTGCCCATGTACACTTTGGGACATAACTTCTCCCCGGCCAATATACATGCAGGTGGACTACGTTACCACGGAGCAGGAACAATCGTCAGCCAACTGAAAAAAGATGGCCTCTTGGAAGCCGTGGACATAGAACAACTCGATACATTCAAAGCAGCTACATTATTCGCTCAATGCGAAGGAATTATCCCTGCCCCGGAATCTTCTCATGCAATAGCCGCCACTATACAAGAAGCATTAAGAGCAAAAGAAGAGGGAAAAGAAAAATGCATCCTCTTCAATCTATCCGGCCACGGGCTCATCGATATGGCTGCCTATGACCAATATTTAGCAGGAGACCTTCTGAACTACAATTTACCAGAAGAAGAAATAGCTAAAAACATCAAGGAGTTAGAAAAAATAATTTAG
- a CDS encoding superoxide dismutase, whose protein sequence is MIYELPPLPYGINDLAPVISQETIEYHYGKHEQTYIDNLNKLIEGTPFADKPLEEIIKEADGALFNNASQAWNHIFYFFTFSPNGKKSPQGKLAEAINKKWGNFENFQKEFEQAGTTLFGSGWVWLSKDKDGNLVISKENNAGTPLTKGLTPLLTFDVWEHAYYIDYRNRRAEQLHNLWKIVDWSVVESRYL, encoded by the coding sequence ATGATTTACGAATTGCCTCCATTACCTTATGGTATTAATGATTTAGCCCCTGTAATCAGTCAGGAAACGATAGAATACCATTACGGTAAACATGAACAAACTTATATCGATAACCTAAATAAACTTATCGAAGGAACACCCTTCGCAGACAAGCCTCTCGAAGAAATCATCAAAGAAGCCGACGGAGCTCTATTTAATAATGCCTCCCAAGCATGGAACCACATATTTTATTTCTTCACATTCTCCCCGAATGGGAAAAAAAGTCCACAAGGGAAGTTGGCAGAAGCTATAAATAAGAAGTGGGGAAATTTCGAAAACTTCCAAAAAGAATTTGAACAAGCAGGGACTACTCTATTTGGATCTGGTTGGGTCTGGTTATCCAAAGATAAAGACGGAAATCTGGTTATCAGTAAAGAAAATAATGCGGGCACTCCTTTGACCAAAGGACTTACTCCTTTGTTAACGTTCGACGTATGGGAACACGCCTACTATATCGACTATCGCAACAGACGAGCAGAGCAATTGCACAACCTCTGGAAAATCGTCGATTGGTCGGTTGTTGAATCAAGATATCTATAA
- a CDS encoding DMT family protein: MQGLYSIGLLIVSNVFMTLAWYGHLKLQEMKVINNWPLYGVILLSWGIALFEYCCQVPANRLGFRENGGPFSLMQLKVIQEVITLIIFTLFSVVVFKGESLHWNHIAAFGCLVLAVYFVFMK, translated from the coding sequence ATGCAAGGATTATATTCGATAGGATTACTTATTGTTTCTAATGTGTTTATGACACTGGCTTGGTATGGGCATTTGAAATTGCAAGAAATGAAGGTTATCAATAATTGGCCGCTTTATGGTGTGATATTGCTTAGTTGGGGTATAGCATTGTTCGAATATTGTTGCCAAGTACCAGCTAATCGATTGGGATTTAGAGAGAATGGAGGACCGTTTAGTCTTATGCAATTAAAGGTAATACAAGAAGTAATAACCTTAATCATATTCACTTTATTTTCGGTCGTAGTTTTTAAAGGAGAGTCGTTGCATTGGAACCATATTGCGGCGTTCGGCTGCCTTGTTCTTGCCGTTTATTTCGTATTTATGAAATAA
- a CDS encoding tyrosine-type recombinase/integrase, whose translation MRRKRIKINRLATKKQRREYAAGLIIRLYQQLIRGWNPWIEKEFKVAISFDDAIKRYVENNKKMYSDGIFRKETYISHESKIKKLVAYNQQRTSPIIYLYQLDKRFCNDFLDYIHLELKLSPQYRNNCLTFLKAFCSFCVEKGLMNENPASGIKPFSRKLFQKRRKVIPPSVIRQISEYLMSNDKHFLLSCYLLYYCYIRPIEQTRLRLRYFNVKNCTLTIPSEDSKNRTTQTITIPKKVMMFMLDLGVFDYPPHYFLFSNNIMPGNVQVDRRLITIRWTRLKKELKLDKDYTFYSLKDTGITEMLDKKLSNISVRDQARHSSLAVTDVYTRHRDNADKAILDLDGTL comes from the coding sequence ATGAGAAGGAAGCGAATAAAGATAAACCGATTGGCGACAAAGAAACAGAGGCGGGAGTATGCTGCAGGTCTGATTATCCGGCTTTACCAACAACTTATCCGGGGGTGGAATCCCTGGATCGAGAAAGAATTTAAGGTTGCGATATCGTTTGATGATGCCATCAAACGATATGTGGAGAATAACAAGAAGATGTACTCCGATGGGATTTTCAGAAAAGAGACATACATCAGCCACGAATCAAAGATTAAAAAGTTGGTTGCCTATAATCAACAGAGAACCTCACCCATCATCTACCTCTACCAGCTGGACAAACGATTTTGCAACGATTTCCTCGATTACATACACTTGGAACTGAAACTGTCCCCTCAGTATAGGAATAATTGTCTCACTTTTCTCAAAGCTTTTTGCTCCTTTTGCGTAGAAAAAGGACTTATGAACGAGAATCCGGCCTCCGGCATAAAACCTTTCAGTCGAAAATTATTCCAGAAAAGGAGGAAAGTTATTCCTCCCTCTGTGATTCGACAGATAAGCGAATATTTGATGTCGAACGACAAACACTTTCTTTTATCGTGTTATCTCTTATACTACTGCTATATTCGTCCCATCGAACAGACCCGGCTGAGGCTTCGATATTTCAACGTTAAGAATTGTACCTTGACAATCCCGTCCGAAGACAGCAAAAACAGAACGACACAAACTATAACTATCCCGAAAAAGGTAATGATGTTCATGCTCGACTTGGGGGTATTCGACTACCCTCCTCACTATTTCCTATTCTCAAACAACATCATGCCCGGCAACGTGCAAGTAGACCGACGGCTCATAACTATTCGCTGGACCCGCCTGAAAAAAGAATTGAAACTCGACAAAGATTACACATTCTACTCGCTAAAAGATACAGGAATCACCGAGATGCTGGACAAAAAACTGAGCAACATCTCGGTGAGAGACCAGGCAAGACACAGCTCACTGGCCGTTACCGATGTATATACCCGCCACCGAGACAATGCCGATAAAGCCATTCTCGACCTCGACGGGACTCTTTAA
- a CDS encoding tetratricopeptide repeat protein, with protein MKMFRQILKYSFAVLIVFSTIFSSSALTLDEARELYKAGKYKEAAPVFKAQLKRRPNDGSLNHWYGVCLFHEKKYNEAEKYLKIGAKRKVLESPHYLADMYMAQYRFEDAISSYEEYTAALSKAKKQIPDSIGKAIARARRAKLMLQYVERVQIIDSLIVDADSFFKYFKMSPESGRIGTNKTLGIDIPENTIGYIPQRGDNVFFGYPLEGKGYELCTKNKLIEGKWSDIIPLPNGVNTEQDEAYPFFLNDGVTLYFASNGEGSIGGYDIFITRLNLENNTYLKPENVGMPFNSIYNDYMMAIDEMLNIGWFVSDREQIPGKVTIYLFIPNESKQTYNIDEIKTDIKSLALIRSIRESWPENADYTDLLQQLDNIKEPQKETRPDFIFAICNGIHYTKLDQFVSLEARNLYVKSKELRKNIIQIETKLSELRSQYAKSKGTTLKRLSSEIQNLESQLLTLYPQPENYENQARKIELDNLQKEHR; from the coding sequence ATGAAAATGTTCAGACAAATTCTAAAATATTCATTTGCAGTCCTAATTGTCTTCTCGACAATCTTCTCATCGAGTGCACTGACGCTTGACGAAGCACGAGAGTTGTACAAGGCCGGTAAATACAAAGAAGCCGCTCCTGTATTCAAGGCACAACTGAAACGCCGCCCCAATGATGGATCGTTGAACCATTGGTATGGAGTATGCCTTTTTCACGAGAAAAAATATAACGAAGCTGAAAAATATCTGAAAATAGGGGCTAAACGTAAAGTTCTCGAATCGCCTCACTATTTAGCAGACATGTATATGGCTCAATACCGCTTTGAAGATGCCATAAGCAGTTATGAAGAATATACAGCTGCATTGTCCAAAGCGAAAAAACAAATACCCGATTCTATCGGCAAAGCCATAGCTCGTGCACGTAGAGCGAAATTAATGTTGCAATATGTCGAACGGGTACAAATCATAGATAGTTTGATAGTTGATGCCGATTCGTTTTTCAAGTATTTCAAAATGTCCCCCGAATCTGGACGGATAGGAACGAATAAAACACTAGGCATAGATATTCCCGAAAACACGATCGGCTATATTCCCCAACGCGGAGACAATGTATTTTTCGGATATCCCCTTGAAGGTAAAGGATATGAATTATGTACAAAAAATAAACTGATAGAAGGGAAATGGAGTGACATCATACCGTTACCCAATGGTGTCAATACAGAACAAGATGAAGCCTATCCATTTTTTCTCAACGACGGAGTTACACTCTACTTTGCCTCAAATGGAGAAGGTTCGATCGGAGGATACGACATATTTATCACCCGTTTAAATCTTGAAAATAACACCTACTTGAAACCCGAAAACGTAGGTATGCCTTTCAATTCGATATACAACGATTACATGATGGCAATAGACGAAATGTTAAACATCGGTTGGTTTGTATCGGATAGAGAACAAATTCCCGGAAAAGTGACAATCTATCTATTTATCCCGAATGAGAGCAAACAAACATATAACATCGATGAAATCAAAACCGATATCAAATCGCTAGCTCTGATTCGATCTATTCGAGAGTCTTGGCCAGAAAATGCAGATTATACCGATTTATTGCAACAATTGGACAATATCAAGGAACCCCAAAAAGAGACTCGCCCCGATTTCATCTTTGCAATTTGTAACGGAATCCATTATACTAAACTTGACCAATTCGTCAGTCTTGAAGCTCGCAATCTATATGTAAAGTCCAAAGAATTACGTAAGAATATCATTCAAATAGAAACTAAGCTCTCGGAACTGCGATCTCAATATGCTAAATCGAAAGGCACAACTTTAAAAAGACTATCGTCCGAAATTCAAAATTTGGAATCGCAACTACTCACACTCTATCCTCAACCGGAAAATTACGAAAATCAGGCTCGAAAGATAGAACTCGATAATTTGCAAAAGGAACATAGATAG